GGCTCTTGACCTCGAGCCCAGCGACGCTCTTGTCGGGCCGCACCAAGACCGCCGCGGTGATGAGGCCGGTCACCTCGTCGCAGGCGTAGAGCACCTTGGCGAGACGCGTCTCGCGGGGGACGCCGGAGTAGTCGGCGTGGCCGAGGATGGCCTCGAGCACCTCCTCGGGATAGCCTAGCTCGCGCAAGTGGCGCACCCCCACGAAGGGGTGGCCCGCCTCGCTCGGCTCGGGGTGCCTTTCGTAGTCGAAGTCGTGGAGGATGGCGGCGGCGCGCCACAACGCCTCGTCCTCGCCGTACGCTCTGGCGTAGGCGGCCACCGCCGCCTCCACCGCGAGCATGTGCTTGCGCAGGGACTCGGACGCGGTCCAGCTAGCCATGAGCTCGAGCGCCTCGTCTCGTGAGAGGTTGTCTGAAAACGTCATGCTCGAGTCTACCCGGTTTTTGGTAGAG
The Deinococcota bacterium genome window above contains:
- a CDS encoding HDIG domain-containing protein, whose amino-acid sequence is MTFSDNLSRDEALELMASWTASESLRKHMLAVEAAVAAYARAYGEDEALWRAAAILHDFDYERHPEPSEAGHPFVGVRHLRELGYPEEVLEAILGHADYSGVPRETRLAKVLYACDEVTGLITAAVLVRPDKSVAGLEVKSLKKKFKDKAFARGVSREDVRRGADEIGVELWEHVSFVLKAMQDDAERLGLDGRLAR